The genomic window CAGGACCGAGACCGGGAACGGCTCCTCGATCGCCGGCAGCACGTACACATCGGCCTCACGCGCGGCGGCCAGGACCTCGTCGTGCTCCAGCGGGCCCACATGGTCGAGGGACTCCGCGACGCCCAGCTTCCGGGCGAGGGCGAGGGTGCCGGCCAGCGCACCGGTGTCCGGGCCGGCCAGCACGAAGCGGGCGTCCGGGTGGCGGGCGAGGACGTGCGGCATCGCGGCGATGAAGTCCTCGGGCCGCTTGCGCTTCTGGATGCGGGCGAGGTACAGCACGGTCGGCGGGCGGCCGGGGTCGCGGGTGGGCTTGCGCTCCTGCGGGCGGACACCGTTGACCAGCCGTACGGTACGGGTGAGCGTTGCGGGAGCTGCGACGGCGTTCACATCGACCCGCTCCATCTCGGTGAGGTGCAGGACGGCGTCGGCCTGGCGGAGCACCTTGCGGACCCCGAGGACGTCGGTGAGCTGGGCGACCTTCTTCTCGGTGGGGTCGATCATGCCGTGAGTCTGGACGACCAGAGGTGTGCGGGTCGCGAGCGCGAGGAGCGCCGCCGGCAGGGTCACCAGGTCCCGCATCAGATGGACGTGGACGAGGTCGGCGCCGCGCATCATGCGGCGTGCGGTGCGCAGCAGCGCGGCGGAGGTGATGCCACTGACCTCGAACATGGGGAGCAGGTGCCGCGCCTGGAAAAGATGGACCGGAACTCCTTCTACGCAGCTGGGTAGTTCGCCGTCGGGGAAACCGTCGCCGAGGGCCATGACGCGTGCGTCGTCGCCGTTTGCCCGCTGAACCTTGGAGAGGTTGAACGCCACCCGGGTCGGGCCGCCGAAGGCGTGGTCCGGAGTGTGGAGCGTGACAACGTGCAGGACTTTCACCAGAGTTCCCCTCGACTGCGGCCAATAATTCACAGGGTAGTCATCGTGCCCCTTCAAGTGGGCTGATTCGTTAGAGTGTTCAGCGGTTCACTGATCCCGGGGGGGGGAGCATGACGTCGGTGCACACATCGGCGACCGAGCAGGCCGCCCGCACGGTCGCGCCTCCGGAGTGGCCACTCCGGGGCGGCGCCCCGGAGCCGCCCGAGCAGCCGATCGCCTGGTCAATGCTCTCGCGGGCCCTGTCCGTGCCTCTCATCCTCGGCCTGGTGTGCTTCCTGCCCGCGGTGATCGCCGCCCAGCCGGGCAGCGAGGTCCGGGACACCGCCTACTGGCTCCAGTTGGTGCTGACCTGCTATGCGGGGGCCCGGCTGGCGACGATGATCCTCTCCACCCGGCGACGCCTGCTCCAGGGCGTCTTCTGGATGTTCGTGTACATCGCGATGGGCGTGGCACCGTTCGCCCAGGTGGTGATCGGGCAGACGCCGACGCCGATGGTGGGGCCCCACCAGGACCTGGTCACGGCCATCGCGATGGTCCTGGTGGGGTGTGCCGCCTTCGACCTGGGGGCGCTGCTGGCCTCGCGGCGGCCGCTGCGGCGTCGTACGCCCTCCACGCGGAGCCCGGGCGGAGGGCCGGCCGTGGCGCATCCCGTGCGGCTGCGGCTGCTGGTGCTGGTGGCGTTCGCGGCGAGCGCGTTCTACGTGCTGAAGCTGGGCGGGCCCTCGGTCTTCTTCTCCAGCCGGCAGGAGATCAACGAGACCGTCGCGGCGAGCGGGGTGGTTTCGGAGGGGTCCAACGTCGGCTCGGCGTTCGTCAAGGGCTTCGGCCAGGTCCCGGCGCTGCTGGCGCTGCTCTTCTACACCCGCCGTCTGGCAACCTCCTACCGGGCCCGGCGCACCCCGTCGACGGTGCTGGTGTGGGTGGCGCTGGTGGCGCTGAACCTCGTGGTCAACAACCCGGTGTCCAACGCCCGTTACTGGTTCCTGACGGCGCTGATGGCCTTTGTGTTCACCGCTTTCCCGAGCAGTGCGGCGATCTACCGCATCGTGCTCACGACGGGGGTGGTGGGGGCCCTGGTGGTGTTCCCGTACGCCGACAGGTTCCGGTACGACGACGAGGGACAGCGGCCCGCGCAGTCGGCCTCGGTCTTCGAGCCGCTGGTGACCAAGGACTACGACCAGATGGTGATGTTCGCCAACAGCATCTCCTGGGTCGACACCCGAGGCCACACCTACGGACGCCAGTTGACGGGCTCCGCCCTCTTCTTCGTGCCGCGCGCCATGTGGAGCGGGAAGCCGGAGGACACCGGGGTCCGGGTCGGGCAGTGGATGGGGCTGAAGATGACCAACCTCTCGGCCCCGCTGTGGACCGAGTTCTGGGTCGACTTCGGCGCGTCCGGGGTGATCGGCGGGTTCGCACTGATCGGTTACGCGGTGGCGCGCACCGACCGCCGGTACGCGCGGGCCGTCACCCGGGCGGGACCCGGCCCCGGGAGTGTGCTGGCCATCGCCGCGCCACTGATCGCCGGTTACACCTTCATCCTGTTGCGCGGCCCGCTCCTGCAGGCGGCCGGGAAGCTGGCCATCGCCGCGCTGTGTCTGCTGCTGATCAGCACGTTCAAGGAGCGGAGGGCAGGGCGCCGGCGGTGAGGGCCGCGTCGGGCGTCGGCTTCCCGCGTCGAAGCCGGACCACCCGGATCCAGGTGGCGGCCGCCTTGCACACCGATCCCAGGCACAGCCCCCAGGCGGCCCCCCGGACACCGCCGGCGGCGTAGCCCGAGGCCATGAAGACGACGGCGGTGAGCGAAAAGACCACCTGGATGCTGAGGGTGGTGCGGGGGTCGAGCATGCGCAGGGCGAGCAGTCCGCAGGTGCCGACGGCCATCGCCGCGTACTGGCTGCCGGTCGCCGGGAGCAGTGCCGCGGCCGTGGGCCAGGTGTCGCCCAGGATCTGGCGTCCCGCCCGGTCGGGCAGCACGGCCAGCACCGTGGCCCAGAGCACGGCGGTGCCCGCGAGTACGCCGCCGAGGGCGGCCGTCGCCCGGACCCGGCGGCGTTCGTCGCCCACGCGGCCGAGCAGCGGCGGGCCGAACGACGTGGCGGAGGTGAACAGGACGTTGAGCGGCCCGAAGAGCGTGGTGGCTCCGCGCAGCGCGCCGACCAGGAGCGGGTTGGCGACGGCGCCGAGGCCGAGGACGGACAGCTGGCCGGTCGCGTTGCCCACGCCGAACTCGACGACGAAGCGCTGCCCGAGGTGGCCCCTCCTCAGCATCGGGCGCAGCAGCAGCGGAGTTCCTGCGGTCGCACGGTGCAGCAGGGCGGCCGACAGCAGCAGGGCGGGCAGCGCGGAGAGCCCCCAGACCAGGATCAGGCGGCCGGGGCCGGTGCCGTACTGCTGGAAGGAGAGCGCGCCGAGCACACACGCCAGCCGTACCACGTCCCCGGCCAGGGCGATATGGGGGCGCTGGAGGGTCGAGAAGGCGTAACGCAGGGCGTCCTGCCCCAGGACGACGGGCAGGACGAGTCCGAGCATCATGAGGGCGCGGGCGGTGTCACCCGGGACGAGCAGGCAGACGGCGGCGAGCAGCGCTCCGAGGGCGGCCGAGGCCCCGACGGTGAACACGACGGCCGAGCGGCAGGCACCCCTGGTGTCCTCGCCCGCACCGCGCCGCAGGACCAGCGGCTGCCCGGTGTACGCGCCGGAGACGCCCAGCAGCACCGTGAAGACGAGGTAGACCGCGGAGAAGCGGGCGAAGTCGGCCACGGTCGAGAGCCGGGCGGCGGCCACCAGCACCAGGATGTTGGTGAGCGCCGCCACGCCCTGGTCCGCGACCGAGCAGAGGATCGCGGTGCGGGCTCTCACGGCCGCGCAGCCGGGAGCGTGAAGGAGCGCAGGCCCATGGTCTCGGCGGGGTCCCCCTTGAGTTCGGGCGCGTCCGAATCCACCGCCGGCCCGCCGGGGCCGCCGCCGGTGCGCCGCCGGGCGGACTTCTCCCGCGGCTCCGTCCGGCGCAGCCGGCCCCTGCCGGGGTGGAGGAGAGCGCCGAGGACGGAGCCGCCGGAGGCGCCGATGATCTCGCGGATGCGTTCCAGGTCGCTGCGGTGCACCTCGCGGGGGTCACAGACGATCATGACTCCCTCGACCCGGTCGACCAGGGCGACCGCGTCGGCGTACGACAGCACCGGTGGCGCGAGCACGATGACGACCGTGCCGGGGCGGTCGGCCTCGGCGACGATTCGGCCCACGGGTGCCGAGGTCAGGGCGCGCGGGACGTTGTCCGCGGTGACCCCGGCGATGAGGGCGAACGCCCCGGAGCCGGGCACGTCCACGTTGAAGCGGCCGCCCGTCGGCCAGCTGCCGTCGCCCTCCTCCGCCGCCCAGCGTGGCGGCCGCACCTCGTGGGCCGACGACCCCAGGTCGCGGGCCAGGGACGGGGTGCGCAGGTCGGCCTCGACGATCAGCACGTCGCGGCCCATCTCGGCGAAGGCGGCTGCCAGGTTGACGGCGGCCGCCGCCGCCGCGGTGTTGTCGCCGCGGGGGGCGGTGACCAGGAGGCGGCGCCTCTCCGCGAACGACGGGTCGTAGGCCAGCCGGAAAGCGACCGCACGGTACTCCTCGGCCAGCCGGGAGCCGCTG from Streptomyces sp. NBC_01341 includes these protein-coding regions:
- a CDS encoding glycosyltransferase, which encodes MKVLHVVTLHTPDHAFGGPTRVAFNLSKVQRANGDDARVMALGDGFPDGELPSCVEGVPVHLFQARHLLPMFEVSGITSAALLRTARRMMRGADLVHVHLMRDLVTLPAALLALATRTPLVVQTHGMIDPTEKKVAQLTDVLGVRKVLRQADAVLHLTEMERVDVNAVAAPATLTRTVRLVNGVRPQERKPTRDPGRPPTVLYLARIQKRKRPEDFIAAMPHVLARHPDARFVLAGPDTGALAGTLALARKLGVAESLDHVGPLEHDEVLAAAREADVYVLPAIEEPFPVSVLEAMSVGTPVVITRTCGQAPDVSGAGAGRVIDSRVGEDAANARKVADAILELLEPEAAEQAGKAAWQLVNDQFTIEAVTATLRQTYEDVVRRKA